The Sulfurimonas sp. genome includes a region encoding these proteins:
- a CDS encoding DUF309 domain-containing protein, which translates to MAYKYGGFFMIELEEHLNNFIQNLRDEKFYDAHDDLESIWFARRFEESDEIKLLKGFINASVSFELLKRGKAEPSQKVWKNYLKYRDLVHSVNSPYIDKYYQIIEEIERIKKSFINL; encoded by the coding sequence TTGGCGTATAAATATGGCGGTTTTTTTATGATTGAACTTGAAGAACATCTAAATAACTTCATCCAAAATCTGCGTGATGAAAAATTTTATGATGCGCATGATGATTTGGAGTCCATCTGGTTTGCTCGAAGATTTGAAGAGTCCGACGAGATAAAACTGTTAAAAGGTTTCATAAATGCCTCCGTTAGTTTTGAACTCCTAAAAAGAGGCAAAGCCGAACCCTCCCAAAAAGTTTGGAAAAATTATCTAAAATACAGAGATTTGGTTCACTCCGTAAACTCTCCTTATATCGATAAATATTATCAAATAATAGAAGAGATAGAGAGAATCAAGAAGAGTTTTATAAACTTATAG
- a CDS encoding metal ABC transporter permease, with protein MIDILLTPIALIVILVMLHSYFGMEILKRGIIFTDLAIAQFAALGSSVSLGYFHEEYFYALTLGFAIFSAFLIAFASTRKLHLEAFIGILYVLGASGIMMVLSHSAEGMEHFKSLLASDILFTPPSEVLKSGIIYSFIALALYFLYPKLGGFLKELLFFSLLGVTVTSSVSLAGVFVVFVLLIAPPFVAISLGFKRPLLYSFFFGWFFGISAIIISYFYDLPTGYSVVFLGAFLTAVAVLATSKKA; from the coding sequence ATGATAGATATTTTACTTACTCCCATAGCCTTGATTGTTATTTTAGTTATGCTTCACTCCTACTTCGGTATGGAGATTTTAAAACGCGGTATCATCTTTACGGATCTTGCAATTGCGCAGTTTGCCGCACTCGGTTCATCTGTCAGCCTTGGCTATTTTCATGAAGAGTATTTCTACGCCTTGACTTTGGGTTTTGCAATTTTTAGCGCATTTCTTATAGCTTTTGCATCTACAAGAAAACTGCATTTGGAGGCTTTTATAGGCATACTTTATGTTTTGGGAGCAAGCGGTATTATGATGGTGCTCTCTCACTCTGCCGAGGGAATGGAACACTTCAAGTCGCTTCTTGCAAGCGATATACTCTTCACGCCTCCGAGCGAAGTTCTTAAAAGCGGCATTATCTACTCATTTATCGCTCTTGCGTTATACTTTTTATATCCGAAACTCGGCGGTTTTTTAAAAGAGCTTCTCTTTTTCTCGCTGCTTGGCGTTACCGTCACATCGTCGGTTTCGCTTGCGGGAGTTTTTGTGGTTTTCGTACTTCTTATAGCTCCGCCATTTGTAGCTATTTCATTAGGGTTTAAAAGACCTCTGCTTTATAGCTTCTTTTTTGGATGGTTTTTTGGCATAAGTGCAATTATTATCTCCTACTTCTATGACTTGCCCACCGGTTATAGCGTAGTATTTTTAGGCGCATTTTTAACGGCAGTAGCGGTTTTGGCAACATCAAAAAAGGCTTAG